In a genomic window of Candidatus Methylomirabilota bacterium:
- a CDS encoding efflux RND transporter periplasmic adaptor subunit — protein sequence MGCGSDQSATASPQRSGPAAAKPREVRVVAAVETKIARTVAVTGTLAAEDQIVLSMKVTGRLAELMVDLGSRVRRGEVIGRLDPTDFRLRLEQAQAALHQARARLGLPSDGTDDRVNPDETALVRQARAMLDESRLNRERMAKLWEQQLVARAQLDTAVAADQVAEGRYQDALEEVRNRQAVLAQRRTEVELTRQAVVDTELRAPADGMIRERRASVGEFLAAGTPIATLVKIHPLRLQLAIPERAAADVRVGQEVRVSVDGDPGVYTGRVVRLSPSIQEQNRTLSVEAEVPNTAGALRPGAFGRAEVVIAADQPTVFVPASAIVVFAGIEKVLTVREGKAEERRVVTGRRDRDRVEIVEGLRAGEAVVAEPGNLVGGQAVTVKP from the coding sequence ATGGGCTGCGGGAGCGACCAGTCCGCCACGGCCTCGCCGCAGAGGAGCGGACCGGCGGCGGCGAAGCCACGCGAGGTCCGCGTCGTCGCCGCCGTGGAGACGAAGATCGCGCGCACGGTCGCCGTTACCGGCACCCTCGCCGCCGAGGACCAGATCGTGCTCAGCATGAAGGTCACCGGTCGGCTCGCCGAGCTGATGGTCGATCTCGGCAGCCGCGTGCGTCGCGGCGAGGTCATCGGGCGCCTCGATCCCACCGACTTCCGTCTGCGCCTGGAACAGGCCCAGGCCGCGCTGCACCAGGCGCGCGCGCGTCTGGGCCTGCCGTCCGACGGCACCGACGATCGCGTCAATCCCGACGAGACCGCGCTCGTCCGCCAGGCCCGCGCCATGCTCGACGAGTCGCGCCTCAACCGCGAGCGCATGGCCAAGCTCTGGGAGCAGCAGCTCGTCGCTCGCGCCCAGCTCGACACCGCGGTCGCCGCCGACCAGGTGGCCGAGGGCCGGTACCAGGACGCCCTCGAGGAGGTGCGCAATCGCCAGGCGGTCCTCGCTCAGCGCCGCACCGAGGTCGAGCTGACCCGCCAGGCCGTGGTGGACACGGAGTTGAGGGCGCCGGCCGACGGGATGATCCGCGAGCGGCGGGCGTCCGTCGGCGAGTTCCTGGCGGCCGGCACCCCGATCGCCACGCTGGTCAAGATCCATCCCCTGCGCCTTCAGCTGGCGATCCCCGAGCGCGCGGCAGCGGATGTCCGGGTGGGCCAGGAAGTGCGCGTGAGCGTCGACGGCGACCCCGGCGTCTACACCGGACGCGTCGTGCGCCTGTCGCCCTCGATCCAGGAGCAGAACCGCACGCTCAGCGTGGAGGCGGAGGTGCCCAACACCGCCGGCGCGCTGCGCCCGGGCGCCTTCGGCCGGGCCGAGGTCGTGATCGCCGCTGACCAGCCGACGGTCTTCGTGCCGGCCTCGGCGATCGTGGTCTTCGCGGGGATCGAGAAAGTCCTGACCGTGCGGGAGGGCAAGGCCGAAGAGCGGCGCGTCGTGACCGGGCGGCGAGACAGAGATCGCGTCGAGATCGTGGAAGGCCTGCGAGCCGGCGAGGCCGTGGTGGCGGAGCCGGGGAACCTGGTGGGCGGCCAGGCCGTGACGGTGAAGCCGTGA